One stretch of Rana temporaria chromosome 10, aRanTem1.1, whole genome shotgun sequence DNA includes these proteins:
- the CENPS gene encoding centromere protein S, with protein MAEDEERRVNRMQRLKAAVHYTVGGLCQDVAEDQEVQYSKQAIAAISEIAFRQCETFAKDLELFARHGKRSTINVDDVKLLSRRSRSLHTHISAYSEEIASNNQEQKGKKKKKKSVGAGKGKRPSDGDSMVPDSEGQAIE; from the exons cgtTTGAAGGCGGCCGTTCactacacagtggggggtctgtgCCAGGATGTGGCAGAAGATCAGGAGGTTCAGTACAGTAAACAGGCCATTGCTGCGATTTCAGAAATCGCCTTCCGACAGTGTG AAACGTTTGCAAAAGACCTTGAGCTGTTTGCACG GCACGGGAAAAGATCCACAATTAACGTGGACGACGTGAAACTTCTTTCCCGAAGGAGTCGATCGCTG CATACTCACATCAGTGCATACAGTGAAGAAATTGCTTCCAACAACCAGGAGCagaaagggaagaagaaaaaaaagaaatcggtCGGTGCTGGGAAGGGAAAGCGGCCGTCGGATGGCGATTCCATGGTGCCGGACTCTGAAGGCCAGGCAATTGAGTGA